The sequence below is a genomic window from Bacteroidales bacterium.
AGTGGGTACATCGTTGATTATCACTCCACCTGCTTCGATATGTTCAAAGGCATAATTCATTTCGTCGATGGCATTGGTAAACACTCCTGCCTGGAGACCATAAGGGCTGTCGTTAATTTGTTCGATGGCTTGTTTAAAATTATCGTAGGGTTCTATGTTTACAATAGGTCCAAATACTTCTAAGCCGCATACTTTCATGCTACTTTGAGTGTTAGTTAATACGGTTGGTTCTACCACACTTCCATGGCGTTTGCCACCGCAAGCAATGCGAGCTCCTTGTGAAACAGCTTCGTTTATCCAAGCCTCAACTCGTATAGCATTTTCTTCGTCTATCATGGCCGAAATATCGGTATCGGGGTCTAAAACATGACCAATTTTTAATTTAGAAGCTGCTGTACAGAATGGTTCTAAAAATGAATTAAAAATAGAGCGATGAACATAAATGCGTTGAGTGTGAATACAAATTTGTCCTGAATATGAAAATGCACCTGTTAAGCATTTCTGCAAAGCTAAATCAATGGGGGCGGTGGGGGTTACTATGACACCGGCATTGCCTCCCAGTTCAAGGGTGATTTTCTTTTTACCGGCTTGGCTTTTCATTTTCCATCCTACTTCAGGCGAACCTGTAAAAGTGAGCATTTGTATGCGTGGGTCTTCGACCAACTGCTGACCGGCAATTCGATCCATAGGTAGTACCGAAAATGCTCCTTTGGGGAGTTCGGTTTTGTCGATGATTTTAGCTAATTCTAACGTA
It includes:
- a CDS encoding aldehyde dehydrogenase family protein: METYAIYAGGDFVRTSEPLTIRNSYTNEVVATTFLASKNELEKAIRQAMVAREVMKQLPSFKRYEILMQIAHELKQERSRLAELLALEACKPIKYALGEIDRGIQTFIIAAEESKRLPSEYLSIDWTAAGLGKEAIVRYFPLGIIAGIVPFNFPLNLAAHKIAPAIASGNCIIIKPARSTPISTLELAKIIDKTELPKGAFSVLPMDRIAGQQLVEDPRIQMLTFTGSPEVGWKMKSQAGKKKITLELGGNAGVIVTPTAPIDLALQKCLTGAFSYSGQICIHTQRIYVHRSIFNSFLEPFCTAASKLKIGHVLDPDTDISAMIDEENAIRVEAWINEAVSQGARIACGGKRHGSVVEPTVLTNTQSSMKVCGLEVFGPIVNIEPYDNFKQAIEQINDSPYGLQAGVFTNAIDEMNYAFEHIEAGGVIINDVPTFRVDHMPYGGIKDSGFGREGVKYAIYEMMEPKILVKPK